The Thermococcus eurythermalis genomic sequence ACTCCTCAAGCCTCTTCCTCGTCCGCGGGTGCATCGGGTAGACGGCCCTCATCTGGAGGGCCTCAAGCATCTCAACGAGCCTTGTCAGGTTCTCCCTGCTGTCGGTGTTCTCTGCCCTGTGGGCCGTTATGAGCACGTATCCCTTCGGCTCCAGTCCGAGCCTCTCAAGTATGCTGCTCTTCTTCTCGGCAACCTCAGCGTTCTGGAGAACGGCATCAACGATGGTGTTGCCGACCACGTAGACGTTCTCGGTTATACCCTCGCGCTCAAGGTTTTTCCTGGTCTCCTCTGTTGGAGGGAAGAGCACCTCGCTCGCGTGGTCGGCCAGAATCCTGTTTATCTCCTCCGGCATCGTCCTGTCAAAGCTCCTCAGGCCAGCTTCAACGTGGGCCACGGGGATTTTGAGCTTGACGCTGGCCAAGGCACCTGCCAGAACCGTATTGGTGTCACCCTGAACGAGCGTCACGTCGGGCTTTTCTTCCATCAGAACTCTCTCGATTTTTATCATCGCTTTCCCAGTCTGCTCGGCCTGAGTTCCGGAGCCGACTTCGAGGTGGTGGTCTATTGGTGGGAGCTCAAGCTCCTCGAGGAAGACCCTGCTCATCTCGTAGTCGTAGTGCTGTCCGGTGTGAATTAAAAGGGGCTCAACGCCCCTCTCAATGAACGCCCTAACAACCGGTGCGAGCTTTATTATCTCTGGCCGGGTTCCAAATACAAAGGCCGGCTTCAATACTCTCCCCTCCCAACGCCCTTGAAGAGGAAGCCCCTCGGCGGGTTCTCGACTACGTGCCTGCCGTCGATGAGAATCCTCGTCCTCATGAGCCTTCCAAGGTGCTCCCAGTCAATGTTTTTGAACTCTGAGTGATCTGTTGCTATAACGACGGCGTCGGCGTTTTCAACTGCTTCCTCAACGCTCCCGCTCGTTCCCGGAACGAAGGGGTCATACGTCCTGACCTCCTTTACGTCTTCCTCAATCTCCCCGACGAATGCCAGCGCCGGGGAATTCCTAGTGTCGTCGCTGTCTCCCTTGTAGGCCAGCCCCAAAACCGCTATGACGGCATCTTCCGGCGGGACGTTCAGCTCCTTAAGCGCCGAGAAGAGCAAATCCTTTGTGAAGAGGGGCATGGAGTCGTTTATCTCCCTCGCGAGCTTTATGAGCCCGAAGTCCTCTTTGGCTGGCCAGAGAAGCAGGTGGGAGTCCTTTGGAAGGCAGTGGCCCCCAACCCCTATTCCAGGGGTGTGGATTTTAACCCTCGGGTGGGTATTGGCCAGCTCTATCGCCTCAAAGACGTTTATACCGTACTGGTGGGCGAGGAAGGCGAACTCGTTGGCAAGGGCGATGTTCACATCGCGGAAGGTATTTTCCATAAGCTTGACGACCTCGCTGACGGTTGAGCTCGTCTTGAACGTCTGCCCCTTGACAAAGGAGCGATATAGTCTCTCAGCCATTTCAGCGCTCTCAGGGGTTATACCTCCAAAAATGCGGGAGTTGTAAACGAGCTCCTTGAAAATCCTCCCCGGCATAACCCTCTCCGGGGCGTGGACCATGTAGAAGTCCTTCCCTGCCTTGAGTCCGGTGAGTTCCTCTATGAGCTCTGCCATTCTAACCGTCGTGAGCGGCGGGACCGTGCTCTCTATGACCACAAGGGAGCCGGGCTTCATGGCCTTCGCGACGATCCTAACGGCGCTCTCCAGGTAGCTCAGGTCGGGGGTCTTGTCCTCCCTCAGCGGGGTCTGGACGCAGATTATGTAGGCGTCCTTTCCCTTGATGTCATCGGGGTTGGTGGTGGCCCTGAGGTTGCCGCTTTCAACGGCCTTTTGGAGGAGTTCGTCTATCTCTGGCTCAACGATGTGGGCCTCGCCGGAGTTTATTTTCTTAACGACCTCTTCCCTTATTTCATAACCGGTGACTTTGAAGCCAGCGTTCGCGAACATTATCGCCGTTGGAAGGCCAATGTATCCAAGGCCTATCACCGCTATCTCATTCACTCCGTCCATCGCTTCCACCGAAGCGGGTTGAAACAGCCGAATAAAAGCCTTTTTGAGGTAACGATTTTGAAAGCTTTGAAACCGTTCTGACACGCACACCGGGAAATTTTTTCGTGTTCCCTCTCACTCCAATTCGAGCCGGGAGATATAACCTGTTGCAACCGGTGCCATTGAAGGAAAGCGTTAGAAAGCGTTTTTTGTTGATTGGACTCTTCTGGAGTGTCCTAAAAAACGCTTCCAAAACCGTTTTTCGGAAAGCCTTATATTGGACAGAACCGTCCATTTGTTGGTGGGTGGTAGAATGAAGGTATGGGTAGATATCACGAACGCGCCTCACGTTCACTTTTTCAAGGGCCTGATCAAGGAGCTTGAGAAAACCGGCCACGAGGTTTTAATCACAACGAGGGAATTTGACGGCCTCACCGGAATTCTCGACATGTTTGGCTTTGATTACTACGTTGTCGGAAAGCACGGCGGTTCTACCCTTGAAGGCAAGCTCCTCGCGAGCGCTGAACGAGTATACAAGCTCAGCCGGCTGATAATCGAGGAAAAACCTGACCTCGCCGTCTACAAACACTCAGTTGAGGCCCCCAGGGTGGCATTTGGCCTTGGAATTCCCAGCATAGGTTTCGTGGACAATGAAACCGCCATTGCCCAGAACAAGCTCATCCTGCCGTTTACCAGGCTCTTGCTCTTTCCGAAGGCTATAGACGCCTACGAGCTTCTCAAGTGCGGTGCCGACCCCAACGGCATGAAGCCAGTAAACGGCTTCTCAGAGCTGGCCCACCTCTACGGATTTAAGCCGGACAGGAGGGTATTCCACGAGCTCGGCCTCAAGAAGAACGGCTACATCGTGATGCGCACCGAGCCGGTTAAGGCCAACTACTTCAACGGGCCGGAGAGAAGCGTGCTCGAAGACGTCATTCCGTTCCTGCCAGATATGCCTATAGTCCTTTTCCCACGGACTGAGGAGCAGAGAAAACGCTTCGAGCACTTTGACAACGTGATAATGCCTGAAAAGCCCGTGGACAGCCTCAGCCTCCTCCACTATGCAAGACTCATGATAGGTGCAGGGGGAACAATGAACAGGGAGGCAATAGCGCTCGGGACACCTACAATCTCCACCTATCCGGGAAGGCTCCTGTCGGTGACCAGGTGGCTAATCGAGCTCGGCGTCAAGTTCCACTCCACCGACCCGCTCGAAGTCGCTGAGGTCGCCGAGCGCATGATAGAGGCCAACGGAAGCTACAGGAGCTACATACGGAACGTCGTCAGCGGACTTGAAAACCCGATGGAGGCGATATTGAGGGAAATAGAAACGTACGAGGAGAACGGAACCTTCGAGGTATCAGAGGCCGGCAACCTTGGGAGTTACGTACGCCTCGATGAAGGCCGCAATTAGGAGCATTCCAACGGCCACTGCATAGAGCTTCAGCGCCTTTTTTATCCCCTCTTTGAAGCCGCTTGCAGGTTTTTCAGCTTCACGGATGTTCCTGTACCAGACAATACCGGCGGTTCCCGCAAGGACGAATGCCGGGATTTCCACGACGCCGTGGGGGACTATGCCCAGGATAATCTGACTTAAGGGCGCCCCAATCTTCGCAAAGAACCCCACCACGATTCCAACGACGGCCCCATTGAACAGCATCATTAACCAGGGGCCAATTCCAAAGAACAGCCCGGAGGCAAGGACGAGCAGGGCGACGCCGGCGTTGTGGGTAAAAATTTTGACGAAGTTATCGAAGGGATTGGGCGAAAGTCCCCCGAGCTCTTCCGCTAGCTTAAGTACGTATTCTCCTGCCTTCTCCGGTTGAACGTAAGCATACGCTACACCAAGGACTATTCCCATCAGGAACGTCCCAAGGAGCATCGAGAACGTCTTCCGGAGTTCCACACACCTCACCCTTCGAGGGCCTTCTTGAGGGCAATCTTGAAGTCCTCAACGTTAACGTAGGGCATCTCAACGTCGAGCCTCATGGCGAAGAACTCATCAATCAGACTTTCAAGCTCCTCGATTTTATGCCCTTCGAGCTTCTTCTCGAGGTCGTGGACTGCCTCCTCGGGGTGCATGAAGAAGTCTCCCGTAATCTTAACGTGCTCGGCAACTCCGTCCCTCTCGTCGAACTCAATCCTTATGAGGCCCTTCTTGGCCTTGTGCTCACCGACGTGGTGCTTCATACCCATCCCCGTTGTAAGCTCGCGGGAGAACTTTTTAAAGGTTGGGTTAAAGTGGGAGCGGTGGTGAAGATGGTCTATAAAGAGATACAGGAGAGGGCAAGGCTCGCACTCAGGAAGGCGCTCGATGAAATGCTCACCGAGGCTGGGAAGGAGTGGGACGGAGAGATAACCTTTGACGACACACCGAGCCTTGAGCTCGGTGATTTTGGAACTGCGGTAGCTTTCCAGCTCGCGAGGGTCTTCAGGAAGGCACCGAAGCTCATAGCCGAAGAGCTCGCTGAGCGGATTGAAAAGCCAGAAGGGATAACTGATGTTAAGGCCGTGAACGGCTACATAAACTTCTACGTGGACTACGCCTACTTCGGGAGGGCCCTTGTGAAGGAAATCCTTGAAAAAGGCGCCAGCTACGGTGAAAGCAACGTTGGTGAGGGTAAGAAGGTCATCGTCGAGCATACCTCCGTGAACCCAACGAAGCCCCTCCACATGGGGCACGCCAGGAACGCGGTTTTGGGCGACACGATGGCGAGGATTATGCGCAGGCTCGGCTACACCGTCGAGGTGCAGAACTACATAGACGACCTTGGAGTACAGTTCGCGCAGGTTCTCTGGGGCTACCTCAACATGAAAGAGGAGTTCGAGAGGATTGAGGCCGAGCTGAGGGAGAAAGGCCTGAAGGAGGACTTCATAGACCACGTAATGGGCCTGCTCTACGTCGAGGTGAACAAAAAGCTTGAGGAAAACCCCGAGGTTGACAGGGAGATACGCGAGCTCATGAAGAAGCTCGAAGAGGGGGACAACGAGATAGCCGAGATTGGCAGGAAGCTGGCGGAGCGCGTTGTTAAAGCCCAGATGCTCACAACCTACCGCATGGGTATCGCCTACGACCTGCTCAGCTGGGAGAGCGACATAGTGAGGAGCGGAATCTTCGAGGAGGCCTACAGGCTCATCGAGGCCAACGAGAACTTCTTCTGGGCCACAGAGGGCAAGTACAAAGGGGCCTTTGTAATGGATTTAAGGAAGCTCTTCCCTGACATGAAGAACCCGTTTTTGGTTCTCAAAAGGAGCGACGGAACGGCAACTTACACAGGCAAGGACATAGCGTATCACCTCTGGAAGTTTGGCAAGGTCAAGGCTGACATGCTCTACAAGGTCTGGGACAGGATTGAGAACCACGAGACCTGGACAACTGCCCCTGATGGCGAGGAGATGCCCGGCAGGTTCGGCAGAGGGGACATAGTGATAAACGTCATCGGAGCGGAGCAGAGGCACCCCCAGATGGCGATTAAATACGCCCTCCAGCTCCTCGGCTTTGAGGACTCAGCTGAGAACTTCCACCACCTGGCTTACGAGCACGTTGTGAGGCCTGAAGGCAAGTTCTCAGGCAGGAAGGGAACTTGGGTCGGTTTTACCGTTGACGAAGTTCTCAACGAGGCCGTCCAGAGGGCGAGGGAGCTGGTCGAGCAGAAGAACCCGAACCTGAGCGAGGAGGAGAAGGACGAGATAGCTGAAGCGGTCGGAGTTGGCGCGGTTCGCTTTAACCTCGTCAAGTACAGCCCAGACAAGGTCATAACCTTCCGCTGGGACGACGTCCTCAACTTCGAGGGCGAGAGCGCACCCTACATCCAGTACGCACACGCGCGCTGTGCATCAATCCTGAGGAAGGCAGGGGAGAGCGGCGTTGAGACTGACTGGAGGGCACTCCTTGAGAAGGCCGACTTCTCGAAGCTCACCCTCCGCGAAAAGGAGCTCATCAAGCTCCTTGCCAAGTTCCCTGAAGTGATAGAGAGCGCGGGCGGGGACATCAAGCCCCACCTGGTTCCTGCCTACCTCAATGAGCTGGCTTCGCTCTTCAACAAGTTCTACATGGACCATCCGGTGCTCAAGGCCGAGGACGGAATCAGGGAAGAGCGCCTGCTCCTCGTTTTAGCTGTGAAGCAGGTTCTCAGGAACGGGCTGGAGCTACTCGGAATAGAGGCGCCGGAGAAGATGTGATTAGCCCTTCAATATTTTTTCCACGAGGGGATCTATTATCCGGTACTCCCCGCTTTCTTTCCTCACCCAGCTCATCTTCTCAAGGTTCTTCAGGAGCGCGGACAGTCTCGCGTTCGTTATGGGCCCGCCTTTAGCCTCCACGTAGTCCTTGATGTTCTTCCACCGGTGGAGGCCGATTGCTATCGCCCTGAGGATTAGGGAATACCTTGGAGAGCGCTTTTCAAGCTCAAGAAGCTCTTCCCGTATCATCGCCCGGGCCCTCTCGACAGTTCTCTCCATGGCCATCTCAAAGCTTCCGCTCTTCCAGTAGTTGAAACCGAACTCCACAAGCCAGCCCGGAATGCCGTTGAGCCCATCGACAGCTCTCTTTATCTCCTCGTCCGGAACTTTCAAGCCTACCTCCTCAAACCCCACCCGCAGGAAAGCCTCCGAGAGCCCTCTCGGGAACGGCTTAACTTCAACTTCCTCGTAGACCCTGCCGAATAGTGGACTCGAGTAGTCGTCGATACCGATGAAATCATGGAGGAGGCCGACCTCTGAACCCGTGAACACGAAGCCGAGGTTCGGGAGAGAGTCATAGGCGTAGGCTATTCCCGCCAAAAGGTCTTTTCCACCCCTCGGCCCGTAGAAGCGGAGGTACTGGGCCTCGTCGAAAGCCAAGACGACCCTCCCAAACCTCTCCCCGAGGCCGTTCAGGAGTTCGAAGACGTCTATTATGGTCATCTCCTTTGGTGTGATTTTTACTCCCGCCAGATTAACGCTCTCCAGCTTTATTCCACTCAGAAAGCCGAACCTGCCCTTTCCAAGGAGTATCTTTCTAATCTCGTCCACCAGAACGGCGGGACTTATCGTGCCGCCCCCTGCTGCGTAAAGCCTCCTCGCATCGAGGTAAAGGCCAAGACCGTCAAATTCATTCAGGGTTACCCTCAGGAGGGAACTCTTCCCCACCCTCCGGATTCCGATGAGAACCGTTATCGGGTACTCTTCCATTCCTTTAAGCAGAGAGTTTAGCTCTTTCTCCCTGTCGAAAATCTCCTCCCTCCTGCTCTTCGGCCGTGGGTCAAACAGCATAGGTATCGCCCCCGATACTTAGTATCGGTACCGATACTTAAAGGTTTCCCAAGTCATTCGGAGTCTTAAAATACCTCCTTCTCCAAGAACTCTCGGTGGTTTTATGCGCGGTGTGATAGTTCTCCATTTCAGACGGGACGATGATTAGAAAACTGCTCGTTGAGGTGCTGGGCTGAGTTCTGAAGGAACTTATCAGGCCACTAAGCGAAAAATAGAAATAGTTCCGTGAGAACCACAGGGAGGTGAGATTATGGAGAGGGTTAGTGAGGCAACCGTAAGGCACGTTATGGAAGAGCTTGAGCGTCTAAAGGTAGAAGTTCAGCGTCTTGAAGCTCTGCTTGTTCCATTGGTCAAGAACGAGCTCTCGGCCGAGGAAGTTGAGGAGATAGAAAGAGAAGCCCGGGAGTTCCACGAGGAGGAATGGGTTAACGCAGATGACCTCGAAGATCTCTTGGAGGACGACTTATGACCTTTGAGGTCAAAATAAAGCGGGAAGTAGTTAAAGCTGTTAAATCTCTCCCAAAGGCCAATCTGAGGAAGTTCTTGGAGTTAAAAGAGGCCCTTAGATACGAAGCAGTTCCGAGGGACAGGTTTGATATTGTTAAGATAAAGGGTTCCGCTGATTTGGACATATATCGGGTTAGAATCGGAGATTACAGGGTGATTTATTCTGTTAACTGGCAAAAACGCTTGGTTCTGATACATCGTTTAAAGAAGAGAGAAGATGCGTACAAGTAGCTCACTGAATCTTGTACCTCAGGAACGCTCCAAGTCCACCAAAGGCCTTGTAGAACTGCTGGCCCTCCTCGGTGTCGAGGGAAATTATCTCGACCTCTGCACCGCTCTCCTCTGCCATCTTGATGAGCTCCTCCGCGACGTCCCACTTTTCGAAGGTTATGTTCTGGCTGCTGCACTTTGGACAGTGGGTCAGCTTCTTCTTGTAGACTTGGAACTCCCCCTCACTCATTGTCTTCTCTTCTTCCCAGCCGCAGTTGTTGCACTTAGCCTTGACCCTAACCTTGTTGTAGCCCTCGCTGATGAGGAGCGTGTCAACGGCTCCGAGCTCAAGGGCTTTCCTGACCTCCTTCTCACCGTAGGTTATCATTCCGGTGTCCTTGACGAGGTGCCTGAAGAAGTCCTGGATGAGCTTCCTCTCCTTGACTGCCTCGTGGTCCCTCAGTATGTCGCTGGCCTTCTCCACGAGCTCCCTGAGCCCGTACTCGCCGTGGTAGCTGATGTCAACGACACCGATAACCTTCTTCCTGAGCTCGTGGTGGAGGTAGTCGCCCTCGACGAACTCCTCCTTGGTCGGTCCGGGGCCGCCGATGATGATTCCCCTCAGCTCACCCTTCTCAAGAAGCGGGAGGAAGACCTTGTTGGCGTGCTCGCCTATCCTCTTCATGAACTCGTGGGTCTCCTGCTCACGGATTCTCTCGTAACGCCTCGCCGACTGACCACCGGCGCGGGTCTTTCCGGGGACGTTTGAAGTAAGCTCCTCAACGACTTCTATCCTCTTGCCCCTCAGGAGGCCTATCGTGGCCTCGTTCTTCTCGACGGTGATGAGGCCGTAGGCGTCCTTAACGCGGAGCATCTCCTCAAGGGGCTCGGTAACAAAAGTCTGGTCACATCGATACAGCCTGACGTTGAGGGGCTCGGGCGGGACGATCGCCCAGAGCTTTATGTCGCTGACTCCCTCCTGCTCACTCACGTTTCCGACGAAAAGGGCGAGACCGTTCTCAGGGGTCTTTCGGTAGAGCTTGAGGTGCTGCATTGCCCTTTCGAGGGCACCGAGGACGTTCTTTCGGGTGGACTTGCTCTTGATGTTCTGGGCTGTTCCGTACTCCTCCCTAAGCTGCTGCATGACCTTGTTTATGTCGTAGCCTGCCGGGATGTAGAGGCTGACGAGCTCGGTTGCGCGGCCTCGATAGCCCTTCAGCTCCTCGACCTTTTTCTTGAGCTCATACATTTCCGCAGACTTGTGAGACATGAGCATCACCCCTACCTTCTCTCGCTGAAATAGGCAAGAAAAGGGCCTTTATAAAGGTTTGGAGTTAGAGGAGGGAGATGAGTATGAGGATAAACGCGCCGACCACTCCCCCAACGGCGAGTATGAGGAGTGTCAGCCAGTTTATGGGGACGTGGGTGACTCCCAGGAAGTTGAGGACACCCACTATTATGAGGCCGGTAATCGCGTTGACCGCGAGCCACTTAAGGACTGCTATTGTGAGTTTAAGCACTATCCACCCGACGATTGCGAGGAGAAAGAGAAAAATCACAAAGAGAATCAGATTGGGCATTAGCACCACCTCAGAGCTTTTCAAGGGTTTCCCTCGCTATCTGGCCGAGGGGTACCCACTTCTTGCCCTCGAAGGGGAGTATAACCTTGTCCTCAACGTCCACGAGCTCCTCGGCATAAGGTCTGGCCTCTTCAGCTTTGAGCTCGCCGAGCATTATCAGGGCAAAGGCCTTGGTGTTCTTGTCACCTTCTTTAAGCTCGTCTATAAGGTCATTGAGAATGGTGTTTTTCAGTGCACTCGCCTTGGTCGGGAACCTGAGGACGAGCTCACGGGAGAGAACCATCGCGTTCTCCTTAACGTAGGGGTTCCTGTTTTTGGTGAGCTCCACGGCTTTGGGGAGTATCTTTTCTATGTGCGGCCCCAGAACTTCCCTATTCTGCTGGGCGATCATTCCAAGGA encodes the following:
- a CDS encoding type II toxin-antitoxin system RelE family toxin — protein: MTFEVKIKREVVKAVKSLPKANLRKFLELKEALRYEAVPRDRFDIVKIKGSADLDIYRVRIGDYRVIYSVNWQKRLVLIHRLKKREDAYK
- the prf1 gene encoding peptide chain release factor aRF-1, with the protein product MSHKSAEMYELKKKVEELKGYRGRATELVSLYIPAGYDINKVMQQLREEYGTAQNIKSKSTRKNVLGALERAMQHLKLYRKTPENGLALFVGNVSEQEGVSDIKLWAIVPPEPLNVRLYRCDQTFVTEPLEEMLRVKDAYGLITVEKNEATIGLLRGKRIEVVEELTSNVPGKTRAGGQSARRYERIREQETHEFMKRIGEHANKVFLPLLEKGELRGIIIGGPGPTKEEFVEGDYLHHELRKKVIGVVDISYHGEYGLRELVEKASDILRDHEAVKERKLIQDFFRHLVKDTGMITYGEKEVRKALELGAVDTLLISEGYNKVRVKAKCNNCGWEEEKTMSEGEFQVYKKKLTHCPKCSSQNITFEKWDVAEELIKMAEESGAEVEIISLDTEEGQQFYKAFGGLGAFLRYKIQ
- a CDS encoding HEAT repeat domain-containing protein; this encodes MAFLSFGSKKGKIKKLIEEEHFDEAVALAIKDKKALEGLIELLDDNMPGIRGDALLILGMIAQQNREVLGPHIEKILPKAVELTKNRNPYVKENAMVLSRELVLRFPTKASALKNTILNDLIDELKEGDKNTKAFALIMLGELKAEEARPYAEELVDVEDKVILPFEGKKWVPLGQIARETLEKL
- the wecB gene encoding non-hydrolyzing UDP-N-acetylglucosamine 2-epimerase codes for the protein MKPAFVFGTRPEIIKLAPVVRAFIERGVEPLLIHTGQHYDYEMSRVFLEELELPPIDHHLEVGSGTQAEQTGKAMIKIERVLMEEKPDVTLVQGDTNTVLAGALASVKLKIPVAHVEAGLRSFDRTMPEEINRILADHASEVLFPPTEETRKNLEREGITENVYVVGNTIVDAVLQNAEVAEKKSSILERLGLEPKGYVLITAHRAENTDSRENLTRLVEMLEALQMRAVYPMHPRTRKRLEEFGLWERVSSIENLTVTKPLGYLDFLKLEKNAFAIMTDSGGIQEEAIILGVPCLTLRYNTERPETVEAGGNVLVGLEKERALGYLQRLLEDREFYRKMAEAPNPFGDGKAGERIAEILLELYKKGELKVRSSRFI
- a CDS encoding AAA family ATPase; translated protein: MLFDPRPKSRREEIFDREKELNSLLKGMEEYPITVLIGIRRVGKSSLLRVTLNEFDGLGLYLDARRLYAAGGGTISPAVLVDEIRKILLGKGRFGFLSGIKLESVNLAGVKITPKEMTIIDVFELLNGLGERFGRVVLAFDEAQYLRFYGPRGGKDLLAGIAYAYDSLPNLGFVFTGSEVGLLHDFIGIDDYSSPLFGRVYEEVEVKPFPRGLSEAFLRVGFEEVGLKVPDEEIKRAVDGLNGIPGWLVEFGFNYWKSGSFEMAMERTVERARAMIREELLELEKRSPRYSLILRAIAIGLHRWKNIKDYVEAKGGPITNARLSALLKNLEKMSWVRKESGEYRIIDPLVEKILKG
- a CDS encoding lipoate protein ligase C-terminal domain-containing protein, translated to MKHHVGEHKAKKGLIRIEFDERDGVAEHVKITGDFFMHPEEAVHDLEKKLEGHKIEELESLIDEFFAMRLDVEMPYVNVEDFKIALKKALEG
- a CDS encoding DUF5646 family protein translates to MERVSEATVRHVMEELERLKVEVQRLEALLVPLVKNELSAEEVEEIEREAREFHEEEWVNADDLEDLLEDDL
- a CDS encoding UDP-N-acetyl-D-mannosamine dehydrogenase encodes the protein MDGVNEIAVIGLGYIGLPTAIMFANAGFKVTGYEIREEVVKKINSGEAHIVEPEIDELLQKAVESGNLRATTNPDDIKGKDAYIICVQTPLREDKTPDLSYLESAVRIVAKAMKPGSLVVIESTVPPLTTVRMAELIEELTGLKAGKDFYMVHAPERVMPGRIFKELVYNSRIFGGITPESAEMAERLYRSFVKGQTFKTSSTVSEVVKLMENTFRDVNIALANEFAFLAHQYGINVFEAIELANTHPRVKIHTPGIGVGGHCLPKDSHLLLWPAKEDFGLIKLAREINDSMPLFTKDLLFSALKELNVPPEDAVIAVLGLAYKGDSDDTRNSPALAFVGEIEEDVKEVRTYDPFVPGTSGSVEEAVENADAVVIATDHSEFKNIDWEHLGRLMRTRILIDGRHVVENPPRGFLFKGVGRGEY
- a CDS encoding DUF354 domain-containing protein, with product MKVWVDITNAPHVHFFKGLIKELEKTGHEVLITTREFDGLTGILDMFGFDYYVVGKHGGSTLEGKLLASAERVYKLSRLIIEEKPDLAVYKHSVEAPRVAFGLGIPSIGFVDNETAIAQNKLILPFTRLLLFPKAIDAYELLKCGADPNGMKPVNGFSELAHLYGFKPDRRVFHELGLKKNGYIVMRTEPVKANYFNGPERSVLEDVIPFLPDMPIVLFPRTEEQRKRFEHFDNVIMPEKPVDSLSLLHYARLMIGAGGTMNREAIALGTPTISTYPGRLLSVTRWLIELGVKFHSTDPLEVAEVAERMIEANGSYRSYIRNVVSGLENPMEAILREIETYEENGTFEVSEAGNLGSYVRLDEGRN
- a CDS encoding pro-sigmaK processing inhibitor BofA family protein, which encodes MPNLILFVIFLFLLAIVGWIVLKLTIAVLKWLAVNAITGLIIVGVLNFLGVTHVPINWLTLLILAVGGVVGAFILILISLL
- a CDS encoding arginine--tRNA ligase, giving the protein MVYKEIQERARLALRKALDEMLTEAGKEWDGEITFDDTPSLELGDFGTAVAFQLARVFRKAPKLIAEELAERIEKPEGITDVKAVNGYINFYVDYAYFGRALVKEILEKGASYGESNVGEGKKVIVEHTSVNPTKPLHMGHARNAVLGDTMARIMRRLGYTVEVQNYIDDLGVQFAQVLWGYLNMKEEFERIEAELREKGLKEDFIDHVMGLLYVEVNKKLEENPEVDREIRELMKKLEEGDNEIAEIGRKLAERVVKAQMLTTYRMGIAYDLLSWESDIVRSGIFEEAYRLIEANENFFWATEGKYKGAFVMDLRKLFPDMKNPFLVLKRSDGTATYTGKDIAYHLWKFGKVKADMLYKVWDRIENHETWTTAPDGEEMPGRFGRGDIVINVIGAEQRHPQMAIKYALQLLGFEDSAENFHHLAYEHVVRPEGKFSGRKGTWVGFTVDEVLNEAVQRARELVEQKNPNLSEEEKDEIAEAVGVGAVRFNLVKYSPDKVITFRWDDVLNFEGESAPYIQYAHARCASILRKAGESGVETDWRALLEKADFSKLTLREKELIKLLAKFPEVIESAGGDIKPHLVPAYLNELASLFNKFYMDHPVLKAEDGIREERLLLVLAVKQVLRNGLELLGIEAPEKM
- a CDS encoding stage II sporulation protein M is translated as MELRKTFSMLLGTFLMGIVLGVAYAYVQPEKAGEYVLKLAEELGGLSPNPFDNFVKIFTHNAGVALLVLASGLFFGIGPWLMMLFNGAVVGIVVGFFAKIGAPLSQIILGIVPHGVVEIPAFVLAGTAGIVWYRNIREAEKPASGFKEGIKKALKLYAVAVGMLLIAAFIEAYVTPKVAGL